A stretch of DNA from Vanacampus margaritifer isolate UIUO_Vmar chromosome 1, RoL_Vmar_1.0, whole genome shotgun sequence:
tCCTTTATTTAACAGAACGGTACCAACAATTTTTCACGTGTAACCCCACCATGAGAGCCACATGTCCTTTGAATGatcaaaaaagtaaacattatATGTACATTATCATACTAACATGACAACTTATCAATGACCAGCAGTTAAACTGTTTTGTGTAATATCACCCTCCACCCTACGACAGGCCTCTTGTTAAAAAGGTGACGACACCTGCTTTCATTTGTGAATGTTTTAGGAACAGTAAATCTTATCAAACTTAACAAATGGACATGAACATGGATATTGATTTTACCTGTCAGAAAGCTTCTTTGCAAAGCCAAAGTCAGTCAGTCGGATGTGGCCTTCCCTGTCCAGCAGGATGTTCTCGGGCTTCAGGTCACGGTAAACGATGTCTTTGGAGTGGAGATACTCGATAGCACACACAATCTCAGAGGCGTAGAACAGACCGGTGGCGTTACTGAAGCGGCCTTGGCTGCGGAGGTAGCGGAACAGCTCGCCGCCAGGCACGTAGTCCATCAACATATAAAGGAAGCATTCATCATGGTGCGTCCAAAACCTgacaaggaaaataaaaatggatgaaaagttgATGAAAGTCTACATCACTGTTTCCTAAACTTTATTGAGCCCAGGCAAAATCTCATGGAAcaccacaaaacaaaaagtatacTACTAGTATCGTGAAATAATGATTGAACACAAAGCAATTCATCTGCTGTATGAAAGGCAACAAGAGGATAAAGTTGAACTGCACCTtcggccatctagtggaagagcactTCATTGACCTGCTCTTTAGTATATGTCACCGGTATAGATCATTAAACAGcataaaatagaataataaaaacaaaaataaaacaccagCCATGTTTACAtggaaacatttttgtcattccgATTGAAGATCTGTGGTCACCTGTTCacatgtgacgtgatccatTCCGATTTATGTTCCACTCCGCTAATCAGGTCAGCCCCGCGGCAGCCGTGAAACATCGATCacgtgatttatcaagatgagttcattcgtcatttagcacagtagttgtgatagttTTAACCCTTTTATTGAAACAAGAGCTTGATAAAAACAAGCCCCAAGTACTTTAAAACAAGTTCTGCCCTCGCAGATGTACTCTTGTCAAGACGCCACCATTTTAAAGGGCGGAAACGATGACGTCACGACACATTTACGTCAAGACATACTGGATGCAGCCTCGCCATTCCCATTAAACTGTATTCATGCGTGTTGATCGGATTATCAATCGACAGTCGTTCAGAATAAAATCTTGATCGGAATGGGTTTGATCGGCTCAGAATATTCCGAATGGTATGTGTACAAACACGAAGCATCTTTGTTCCAATCAGGCTTTTAATCCGAATAATGTCCATATAAAAACAGCCAATACCCTCATTGTATTggttaattttgatttttttatgcattatttCTGTCAATTTCAAGATATTTTAGTGATCATTGTGgggttttctttcattaacagaggggtagcaacaattttgtccatgagTGTGCGTGTATGATTAGGATGTGATAtgacaaattgttaaaaactGTTTTCCTGTGATGAATAACAAATAATGTCACAAGGTTTTATTAGCTAAGACAAAGGATAAAAGAGGTCATAAGTGTGTACCAAGCAAGCTAGCCAAGCAAACAGTTAAGAATTACTAAAATTATTCGAGCTAAGGGGAAGACTGAGGACAACTGAAATGATTTGAGCTAAGAAAATAAGCGCAGACGTGACTGGTATGTGCTGACTATTATTTTTGAGTCTTTGTTTAAGTAGACTTGGACTACAATCAAGTCAAGTGTTTGATCTTGAGTATCACATAGGCAAGGTTGTCACGTTGTGCTTGTATGAGAATATGATTGGGGTAGGCCTGTGCAGGAGACCGTGGGGACAAACTCACAGTCGTATGAGGAAGGGGTGGTTGACCTCTTTTAGAACCGCCTTCTCGTTGTGTACATGCTGCTCCTGCTTCAGGCGGATCACATCAGGGATCCTCATCCGTTTCAGAGCATAGAAGGTCCTGCTCTTCTTGTCCCTAACCAGGTACACTCGTCCAAAAGATCCTCTACCTAAATAACGGGGACACAAGGAAGCAATATTAAAAGACAAACTGCTGTACAGGCACAATTGGAGCATTCCCACTTCAACTTCTGATCAAAAGCCTGATTTTTATGTCTCGAAAAGATAATCCTGAATAGAAAATGAAGGGATGTATTAATCCGGTAATGTAGGGTGTAGGAAGAGTGATTTTTCCTCCTGGATGTTCTTAGAAAACAGTCAGGTccaacattaaaaatgatgAACCTGTTCAATATGTATTGTATGTTATGTTGCAAATGCCCGGGCTCTGTAATTATGAAGTGAAATGGAACGATAGCCATTAGGAAGCGATCAGAAGCTTGTGCTGTTGACAGACACAAATTGAGGAGCACCTGCATGTATTGCGTGTTTGTATAAACATGTTTCGGAAGtcattcagacaaaaaaaatccaaccacATCTAATTATGAGATCACCTTACAGCTAGCCTAGCTTCTTTTACTGGGGGTTTAAGTTTATTTCGAATGGGCACTGGGCAGtcataaaacaaataccgaaaaaactaaaacatctGCAATATAAATATCCCTAATGAAAACGTGTACTGCTAGTCCAAATAGCAGTCGGTCAGTCAGATTTACACCAAATACATAcggaccaaaataaatacacacatcaTCTTTAAGCATTGTACAGACATCTTAGTCTGCATACCCTAGACAACCACTGTTAGCAGAGGTGAGCATGTCGAAGTGGGTTTCCGTCCATCATTGATAAACTTCCTCGCACATCATTCTCCAAACCTTCACTCATCTGACTGACCCAATACCGATAGCTGGCCGTGTTGTTCAGCTCAGGTAACTACAGACCGTGATGATATTTTCCTCCTGTTGTAAATTCTTCGTTATGCAAGCATTAGTTCAGTGCTTAGTTCATCGCGAGACAACTAAGTGGTCCTTTGGAGCTCCATTTTACATCAGGCAGGTTATTGAAGGGGTCCTAAAAAGGGGAAGTAATGAGCCTGTTGGCCATGGGCGGCAGTATTCTCGGCAGTTACAACCGTATGCACACACAATGTGGCGACATTAGtcaggaaaaaaacagcaataacAATAGAAAGTGGAAAATGGTGGCGACAACAATATCTGTATTCTGTTCATTTTTAAATCCCTCCATTTTCAATTACTTCATCATCTTCCAAAAACAGCTAGAAGCTTAGTAAATCAATTAGCTAAACTGTTAAGATAACATAGTTTACCTGTCATCGTGGATTACTAGGTTTAATAGCGACTGATGAACTAAAGttagatttttgattttgagttgcAAAGGCAAACCTTGCATGCTTTGCCCAAATTTTATCAAGAACTCATAATCcttgaaattaaatataataccTTTTACAGTTTCCTTCATGATACTTGCCACATGAGGTGGCCTCTACCCACACTACATACCGGGGAGTTGCCAGGATGTGTGTGcaccacacaaaaaacacaattccttttttcttttttttaagttaaggtGAGTCTTTAATCGGAACTGCTTGGCTAAAACCTAATTCCTAAAATTTGAAACTTAAATCTGACTTGAGTGTTGCCCACTTCTGATATTCTGTGACCTCATTTTGGAGGTAAGAAGTGACAGACAGGGGGTGGCCAAATTGATGATATTCGTGACATGGATGGACAGGACCAGGAAcgagttcagcagcaaaaattGGAAGGTTTTAGACAAATGTTCAAGAGACCTTAGATGTTTTAGACATCTAGTTAGTCTTGCAAACTCTGTTCAACTATTTATGGTATCCGCTTGATTTATCCTACTCAACCATAGGTTCTGCTGGATAAATCAAGTAAAATTCTGCTAAACCATTTGAGGTGTCGCTGCAACATCAAAAGTTTGTCATGATTTTCAGTTCAAGTCAGTGGTGGTCACTCACTTCCACCACCCGGAAGTAGCAAAGCGCCTACTGTTTACATGCATGCTTAAAAACTCTTACTTAGTAAGCCCAAATAAAGATCTTGGTCATTTGAGATGTACTTGCAACTCACCTACTGTGGCGATGCTCACCAGGTCATCAAGGCAATATCTCTGGTGGTTGTCAGATGCTTCACCCGAGGAACCGCTGCTGTTTTCTTTGGAACAATTGGTCTCATCGCTTACGCCGGTATCTGCTTTTGAGGACGCCATGAGTCACGTCCGAGGTTaattattttggtttgaaaatgtcggaggttgaaataaatacgccatctcatattccactaatgaaCTAGGggagaaaaataacaaaaacgtgGTGACATTTTATCTGAGGTACAGTCAGTGGACATTTGGGCCTCGACAATAGGACAAAAGAAGTTGATGACAAGTGGAAGAGATAGATAAGTGGCTAGCTTAAAAACGACCTACAACTTAAAGCATCGCAACATTTGTTAAACGGGCGAGTGTACGAAACTAGGAAAGGGGATTGCGTCTTAAAAATTCCTTTACGGACGAACCCTACACCCCCGCATTTCCTCATCTATTTACGTCGACCGCACTCTAGTgagtttgtgtttttcttctgtgTTTATTGACGGCTGACTACCATCTTAAAGATACATTGTCACCACCTAGCGGCGTGGATCGTGTTTATTTCCAATACTGTCATTTCTTATCGGTATTTTAAAAGCCATTTCATGACACATCTGGTTATTACCCTCTGGCAGCTGTATGCGATCCTCCTTCGGGGGCACTgtaatagtttaaaaaataaatgatttttttgaaagCATTATTGGTAAGAAATCAGGGGTTCGGTGAATCATAGGGTGGGGTCACTGACGGTTACCAGGCAACTGGAATGGAAAGAGCACATCAACGGTGATGGTCGTCTCGACTCGTCTTAATCTTTTCGTTCCTCTTTctactaaccctattgtaatcTTCATATGCATTTTAATGTTTCACCGACAATAAGATTTTggtattgacattttttttgtcattgtggaaaaagctgcattcAGTCAAACAAGTATTGAcattgtaaaaggttgtattgaaaaataaaatacatacataaaaaaaacactattttctttaagcatattttttgtattatgatcTGCAGATTTGTTTTACACTATTTTTTCCGAGTGCCACAGGTTATTAGTGTCAACTCTCTGGTTTTAAGTTTTACTTAATTTCAATTAGTTTCAATttattggcagtgttttaacgtGGGGGCGGAGTTAAGATTGGGGGCGTGGCTTTGAGCGCGAGAACGCCTTCCAGCTTTTCAGGAGAGAGGAGAGCGCGCCCTCTGTTGGCTAAAGGCAATACTCATGGATACAAGTTCACTAGGAACTCCTAAACCACCCGTAAGCCACAAGGTTGTATGTGGATATATATTATGTTACTtgccacaaggttatatgtgGTAACATATGTTACTTGTGGCGTTAAAACCACCatgtttgaaattattttatgcatcatgtcatgctaatttagctaaTGTGCTAACTGGTTTACAacagaaacattaacactgacGTCACAAGGTGTATAAGTAGAAAAAACACAGATTTACAATTTTTGACAAGAAAAATTCATTACCAAATCTTATCGTCAGTGTTGTGACTCCATAAGCTTTTCAAATTTCAACGCTTGGGTAGCCAAGTATTCCTTATTTCCACGAAAATCAGATGTGTTTCAACGGAACAATAATCATCCTGaggaagaagacaaaaatgtattgtgtCAAATTAATGAACCAATGATTCAGTATTACCACTAttgactgataaaaaaaatatatatatatatatatatatatatatatacactataaaattcaaataaaaatacatttaaaaagacacaattttgtaaaaatatgtaattttattCTTTTGGCATTTAAACAATAAGATCATGTGTGCAGACAGAAATCGTTCCTGCAAGCAGTTCACTAAAACACCACATGAGCAATTAAAGATggtttatgatttttttgtgtctttagaTAACTGCTGGTTTTTATCATATGCATGACAAATTGATGATGACTTGGTCATTAGTAAAAAAATTTATACATCAAGGTCTCTCTCTTTGACCTGTTATTGATCGGTATGCTGTACCCTGCCTCTCACctgcagctgggataggctccagcttcccatgaccctgaacaggataagttGTAGGCCtatagaaaacggatggatggaagtaTCTCACTCACTTtcttacacacacatacacacatgcacacacactcacacacacacaatttggagtgttcaattaacctgtcatgcatgtctttggaatatgggaggaaaccggagtacccacgCAAGtacgggagaacatgcaaactccacccaggaaggccggactcgatctcacatcctctgcactgggaggggGAAgggctaaccagtcaaccaccgtgctgccccgcaataaaaaaagagtttaaaaaaaaaggaaaggaggAAAAAAGTGCTCTTAAATCATGCACAATACAAACCTTGACCCAAAATTGTTATATTGTTATTtacaaatcacaaaaacaaaccacTTACAGTATTTAACAGTGACATACTGTAACTGGGTCATGTGTTGGCATGTTCTAGATCTTGAAAAGTTGTGCAGTGGTGCCTTGCTGTTAAGCGGCAGTCAAGTAACTAATAATTTGAGATGAGTATTTTGAATTGCTTGATcccagaacaaattaaactcatatttcaaggcaccactgtattttgtattgttttggttTGTGAGTTGGGAGAATGGAAACAGGAATATTTCACTATTTAGGGGCAATACAACAGATTTGTTGTCTTGTACAGAGGCACTAGAGAAATATCACACCACAAGCACGTTAATTGGATCCATTAGCCCATCTTAACATGGACTTGTACAATTCACCCTTACTATCAAAAGTGTGACCTCATACTACTCTATCCatcctttcattcattttctaccaCTGATCCTGTTTTGGGTCACAGATGAGCTGCAgaagctaacatgcatgtttgtgaAATGTGAGAAGAAGCCAGCGAAAATGGAGACAATCTCACTTTAGATTATCATAAATTCCCATGCAGGTCTGAATGATAATAATcacatttatatagcgcttttctagacactcaaagacgctttacaatggaatggatacattattcatgcactcacacattcacactgtggtggcggtaggctacttaagtagccacagctgccctggggcaggctgacggaagcatggctgccagtgtgcacctacggcccctccgaccaccaccaaacatttgcaccttccatacaccagtgtgagtagcactagAGGCAGTGTGTGcaaagtgccttgcccaaggacataACGACACATGATttggggagagcagggatcAAACAGCCGATCTTCTGGTTACTAAACGACCATCTCTCCACCCAGAGCCACGGCTGCCATAATGAATGTGAGTGATTGACAGACCTCAACCAAAGTCATCTGGGATCGGCTGGTAGAAAATGAACAGATGTATACTTGTATTAGCCAGAGGAACTTTGCAATACTATGTACAAAATAGCTGAGTtgaagattaaaaacaaaaagttccaaaaatgaaaaatgcaatgaGAGCCACAACATAAATATTCATTCTGCTTGCGTACATTCAACTTCACTGTGTCATGTACCGGACAGAGAGGGGTTTGAATTTTCTTGTAACTGTGAAATTCGATGTTTTCTATGGACTACTGACCTCAATAGCTTGTTGTGGAGCTGCACCATTAGCTGTTGGTTTTTGGCTTCAACTTGACCAGGCTGTGGAATTgctgttttagtttgttttttggctTCATCAGCTCCATGATCTTCTAGCCTGGAAACCAAACTCATTGCTGTAACTAGTGGATGAGTACTGTTGGCATCAAGCGCATTTCTGAGGTGCTTACCAAACAGGATCCGATCAGGGAATATGTGTGGAAGAGAAGTAAACACACATGGGCGTAcatattaaatactgtatataatattcATATGCAAGTCCGTGAGTAAACAGTAGCGATGGGCGGATACGGAAtaaattcaacatggctactcaaagacaagacagtagtgaatgacttgtGTCGTCTTTGCGGTAAAAACTTGAGGATTTGTGTGATGATAGACCTCCTGCGCCAAAGAGTCACGTTGCTCACGAAGAATACGTCACAGCAAATACACAAATCGATTGCATGGTTTGTTTTGAGCCGGGCTGAAATCACTTTCAATGGCGAAGTGACTGGAcaaattttcttttgttaaagatttactttgtaacaatttgcccaaaacatatatttacagtagcctttttatttgaacattttttaattagtagattaacacattagctgttcataatgggaacacctgcaagcctctggccaatagttttcagactggatttgggttcgaATTTTTCACCCTCTGTCTTCGGATGTGGcatcatgtgcgcattgtgcgcttgaagaagggaaaatgtaGTTTCATTTTCCGGCCACAGGTgacagtagcgattcaaaattaaattttctgccTTCAGTAGTTTtaaagaaagtgggtgtggcttgccaggcgaATGATCTTCAACTCTGTGGCAGTTCAAAGCGGCAAGAAGGGGGGGAACGCAGAATCTGAGACCATGATCATCTGATAGAAAAGGGCGAAAATCCTTCCCCGAATGGAGGAATTAagtatttttgccattttgagATTTACTGGTCCAAAAAGTTTGATTTCATCCCCTTACCAgccaaaagaagaaaacaatagTAGTAGAGTAGTTTTTAGTAAtacagccattttaaaattaatgacagtgtatttatagcagcagcagcactaaCTACAGACAACTTAAAATACACCGGAGTGTGTCAATTAACAAAACGACTAAATCACAAGTGTTTGCATGACTCTTTTTTTCAGTCTGGCAGTGACTTCTGGATGATTTGGTCCCTTTAGATGTCCTtgtgaatttactgtgtatacaCAACAAACTTGCCCTCCTCTATTTGGGACATTCGCCAACTCCTAGCAATCAACATACAAGCACATGacaatgggggggaaaaagtctaTTTCTTTTGCTCTTTCAAgtcttttttcttctcacaGTTTTCTTTCTCATATTTGTCTTTGTCAGATTTGGTCACACTGTTGTAAGAGGGAGGGGAAGCCGTGGATGGGGTCATGTCAGTTTTGTCCGAGGTGGAGATCTCATTGAATTTGCTGATGACCATCACATCCTTGTCAGGGTCACGCAAGCCCTCTTTCAGCTGCTCTTTATAGAGTGCCGAGGCCTTCTTTATGGCCGTGCAAATCATGTAGCGGCGGAAGGCTCTCTGGATGATGATAGAGGACATGTCTTCCTGCTTGCGGCGGAGAGTGGTGGTGATTGGCTCGTACGACACCTTTGAAGGATTGGATGCCATAAAGCGTTCCTCCATCTGCCCGCGCAACACATCCATCTCACCGCCTTCCCCGAGTACTCGCTTAGTGAAGGCAAACAGGATGTCAAGGCAGTGGATGCGCTCGCCACTGACCATCGGCAAGTCCATGGAGATGAGCTGAATCATGTTGGGCTTAGGCATACGCAACGGAGGGTCCAGCGCGTCGGCAAAGTCAGAGAGTTTGCTATACTCCACGAACTGTGTGGCGTCGGGGTCGAAACGTTCCCACACTTCGTAAAACATCTCAAAGTCGTCCTCGCTCAGTGGCTCGGCACTCTCTTCTGTTGCCACGCTGAAATTCTCCAGGATGACGGCAATGTACATGTTGACCACAATAAGGAAGCAAATGATGATGTAgctgacaaaaaagaaaatagccaCTGATGGGTTGCCACAGTTGCCTTTGTAGGAGTTGCCCGGGTGCTCCATTTGGCTATCGCAGTCTGGTTCCCTCTTGTTCAGGATGGGAGCCAGCAGACCATCCCACCCAGCTGAGGTAGTGATCTGGAACAAACAGATCATACTATTCCCAAAGGTCTCGAAATTGAACAAGTCGTCAATTCCATTCTCCCGTTTGACGTAGGCAAAGTTGGACATGCCAAAAATCGCGTAGATGAACATGACCAAGAAGAGGAGGAGACCAATATTAAACAgggcaggaagtgacatcatcaggGCGAAGAGGAGTGTCCGAATGCCTTTGGCACCCTTGATAAGGCGGAGAATGCGGCCGATCCTGGCCAGACGGATCACTCGGAACAATGTTGGCGACACAAAATATTTCTCGATCACTTCTGACAAAAACATACCTGCAAAAGTAAAAAGATCCAATTAGCACATTTGGATATAACGGAACCCAACAGAGGTCAAAATGTACCCATGAAAATAAAGGCGTCCTTACCTACAATGGACAGGATCACCAccacaaaatcaaaaatattccaACCTATGGTGAAATAATAGTGACGCAAGGAGATCATCTTTAGTACACACTCCCCTGTGAAGAGCACAATGAAGACCAGGTTGATCCAGTAAAGGATGTTGTCCATGTCTAGGGTCTGGTCGTCAGTCTCCACCATCATGGTCACCATATTAAGGCAGATGAGGATCATTATTACAATGTCAAAAGCCTGCTTCGTTATGCAGTCGAACACGCAGCCTTGAAAAGCATTCTGAGGGTCAAACagaacaataaacaaacaatggaTTAGTTTTGATGGGATCTCGGGATGGCTTAGGAGGCTATATGTAGCGCCagttaaatatattcaaatgATTTTCTTAGCCCACCCCGTGTATCAGTCAAGCTCTCTTTTACCCCCAGGATAGAAAAAATCCGGTTAATGTCCTTGACAGGAATATCAGCATACAGGATGAAAATGTGAGAAGGTCCGAGGATAACTTACTGCTGGCCGAGGAATTGGTTTTTGTGGTTTCTTGGAACCCAACTTCTTCATAGCGTTGTAATATTTCTTTTGTTCCTCTGTCATGAAGATATCTTGCCCTCC
This window harbors:
- the prkx gene encoding cAMP-dependent protein kinase catalytic subunit PRKX; protein product: MASSKADTGVSDETNCSKENSSGSSGEASDNHQRYCLDDLVSIATVGRGSFGRVYLVRDKKSRTFYALKRMRIPDVIRLKQEQHVHNEKAVLKEVNHPFLIRLFWTHHDECFLYMLMDYVPGGELFRYLRSQGRFSNATGLFYASEIVCAIEYLHSKDIVYRDLKPENILLDREGHIRLTDFGFAKKLSDRTWTLCGTPEYLAPEVIQSKGHCRAVDWWALGILIFEMLAGHPPFFDDNPFEIYQKILAGKLYFPRHLDFYVKDLIKKFLVIDRARRLGNMKNGADDVKKHRWFKAIDWEIVPLRKLKPPIVPKVSHEGDTTNFEVYPSDEWKKEPCVPPRDLEIFKNF